A genome region from Geobacter pickeringii includes the following:
- the galE gene encoding UDP-glucose 4-epimerase GalE — MRILVTGGAGYIGSHVVKELGRAGHDVAVLDDLSTGNSWAVKYGSLIVGDLADEQMIERVVDTFRPDAIIHFAASIQVEESMRNPLKYYRNNVGNTLNLLKVASAFGVSRFVYSSTAAVYGIPETIPVDESAPIEPINPYGASKAMGERVLGHLADSSDFRFVALRYFNVAGADPDGELGQAYQASTHLITRALKTARGEFERLAIYGTDYPTFDGTCIRDYIHVSDLASAHLAALDHLASGGGSEIMNCGYGRGYSVREVVETAKRVTGIDFQAFETDRRDGDPPALVADSSKLRSLTGWTPRHDDLEFIIGTAWAWEKRLLKRMTA, encoded by the coding sequence ATGAGAATCCTGGTAACGGGTGGAGCGGGATATATCGGCAGCCATGTGGTGAAGGAACTCGGGAGAGCGGGGCATGATGTTGCTGTTCTGGATGACCTTTCCACCGGCAACTCCTGGGCTGTCAAGTACGGATCCCTCATCGTCGGAGACCTGGCGGACGAGCAGATGATCGAGCGGGTCGTCGATACATTCAGGCCCGACGCGATAATCCATTTCGCCGCCTCGATCCAAGTGGAAGAATCGATGCGCAATCCCCTGAAGTACTACCGCAACAACGTGGGGAACACCCTGAACCTTCTCAAGGTGGCTTCCGCTTTCGGGGTGTCGCGGTTCGTCTACTCGTCCACGGCAGCTGTCTACGGCATTCCCGAAACGATTCCCGTCGACGAGAGCGCTCCCATCGAACCGATCAATCCCTACGGTGCCTCCAAGGCCATGGGGGAGAGGGTCCTCGGCCACCTGGCTGATTCGTCGGATTTCCGGTTCGTGGCGCTTCGCTACTTCAACGTTGCCGGCGCCGATCCCGACGGAGAGCTCGGGCAGGCCTACCAGGCATCGACCCACCTCATTACCCGGGCGTTGAAAACCGCTCGGGGGGAATTCGAGCGCCTGGCGATCTACGGCACCGACTATCCGACGTTCGACGGGACGTGCATCAGAGACTACATCCATGTGAGCGACCTCGCCTCGGCCCATCTGGCTGCCCTCGACCACCTGGCGTCGGGCGGGGGGAGCGAAATCATGAACTGCGGCTATGGCCGGGGCTACTCGGTGCGGGAGGTGGTGGAAACCGCCAAACGGGTGACGGGAATCGACTTTCAGGCCTTCGAGACCGACCGGAGAGACGGGGACCCGCCGGCGCTTGTGGCCGATAGCAGCAAACTGCGGAGCCTGACCGGGTGGACGCCCCGCCATGACGATCTCGAATTCATCATCGGGACGGCGTGGGCGTGGGAGAAGCGTTTGTTGAAACGGATGACCGCGTGA
- a CDS encoding oligosaccharide flippase family protein, with the protein MKTMILRYLPPPFLPLVQRIEASSIASRLAHGTFWSLVGTVFARGLSVLASIVVARQLGREEFGALGIIQSTVLNISIFVSYALGMTATKHIAEFRSGDPEKAGRILSLSGFTAAFAGAVLAGSLAVGAPILAERTLAAPQLTGLLRVGSLYLFLTALNGAQTGALAGFEAFRSIARMNLIVGIVTFVCMVGGVVASGLAGAVWGLVASTAVGWLVGHRAVRREAVRFGVPLSWHGICREMPILKSFSLPAILASALYGPVGWVCSAMLVNEHNGYAQMGVFNATNQWFAMVMFLPGLLGQVILPMLAESSGAGNGRRSLRIIQLTFLANAIVVVPLVLLASLVSPWLMSLYGADFGSEWPVLVLSLVTAGILAVQTPLSQAFNAEGRVWTAFFLNLGWAAAFIVLNVLMIKWGARGLVSARLLAYLLQMLFMVLLFIRLPSCRRGAVESAV; encoded by the coding sequence ATGAAGACAATGATTCTGCGATACCTGCCGCCTCCCTTCCTTCCCCTTGTTCAGCGCATTGAAGCATCATCGATAGCGTCCCGGCTGGCGCATGGTACCTTTTGGAGCCTTGTAGGAACAGTGTTCGCCCGTGGCCTTTCGGTTCTGGCGTCAATAGTCGTTGCACGGCAGCTGGGTCGGGAAGAGTTTGGTGCCCTCGGCATAATTCAGAGCACGGTTCTGAATATCAGTATATTTGTCTCTTACGCTCTGGGGATGACCGCAACAAAGCATATTGCCGAATTCCGATCGGGTGATCCTGAAAAGGCCGGGAGAATTCTTTCCCTTTCCGGGTTTACTGCAGCATTCGCCGGGGCAGTTCTGGCGGGTTCGTTGGCTGTTGGAGCCCCCATACTGGCTGAACGGACGCTGGCAGCACCACAACTCACCGGTTTGCTGAGAGTCGGATCCCTGTACCTTTTTCTGACCGCCCTGAATGGGGCTCAAACCGGTGCTCTGGCTGGTTTTGAGGCGTTTCGCTCAATTGCACGGATGAATCTTATTGTCGGCATCGTTACCTTTGTCTGCATGGTCGGCGGAGTAGTCGCCAGCGGTCTTGCAGGAGCCGTCTGGGGGCTGGTGGCGAGTACGGCAGTTGGTTGGCTGGTTGGCCATCGTGCGGTGCGTCGGGAGGCAGTCAGGTTTGGGGTTCCTCTTTCGTGGCACGGTATATGTCGCGAAATGCCGATTCTCAAGAGCTTCAGTCTTCCGGCAATACTGGCGAGTGCGTTGTACGGCCCCGTGGGATGGGTCTGCAGCGCAATGCTCGTGAATGAGCACAATGGTTACGCCCAGATGGGGGTTTTCAATGCCACGAACCAATGGTTCGCAATGGTCATGTTCCTCCCCGGCCTGCTCGGTCAGGTTATCCTGCCGATGCTGGCGGAATCGTCCGGTGCAGGCAACGGGCGACGTTCGCTTCGAATCATTCAGTTGACCTTCCTGGCCAACGCGATCGTGGTTGTGCCGCTGGTCCTGCTTGCTTCATTGGTGAGCCCCTGGCTGATGTCGTTATATGGGGCTGATTTCGGTTCGGAATGGCCGGTGCTTGTTTTATCGCTGGTGACCGCCGGCATACTGGCAGTGCAGACTCCCCTTAGTCAGGCTTTCAACGCCGAGGGAAGAGTCTGGACTGCATTTTTTCTGAATCTGGGATGGGCTGCTGCCTTTATTGTCCTGAATGTATTAATGATTAAATGGGGAGCACGTGGGCTGGTTTCGGCCAGGCTGCTTGCCTACCTGTTACAGATGCTGTTCATGGTGCTGCTGTTTATTCGGCTGCCGTCTTGCCGGAGGGGGGCCGTTGAGAGTGCCGTCTGA
- a CDS encoding YdcF family protein codes for MSKRERWFQQRLIVPICIAVLFLAVALAIVPRYLRYADRPRSADVIVLFVGPEVAQRRERAESLLRAGYADTLYIPAYRTVVSRAGTTDVRVMIAATDRDSWLKRNKRKFYPDHYEETHLEVLLAKEFMTERGFRSALFVSSPYHMRRIRMMADEELGKAGMTAQCVPYEDHARSFQLWMLSRPDFRWVITECAKIGWYLIYHKQVSA; via the coding sequence GTGAGTAAACGGGAGAGGTGGTTCCAGCAGCGTTTAATTGTACCAATTTGTATTGCAGTCCTGTTTCTTGCAGTAGCTCTCGCCATTGTTCCACGCTATCTCCGGTACGCTGACCGACCCCGGTCCGCCGATGTGATAGTTCTTTTCGTGGGCCCGGAAGTTGCCCAACGGCGGGAAAGGGCAGAAAGTCTCCTGCGGGCGGGATATGCGGATACCCTCTATATTCCGGCTTATCGAACCGTCGTCAGTCGGGCAGGGACAACGGATGTCCGAGTCATGATAGCAGCGACTGATCGGGATAGCTGGCTGAAGCGGAATAAAAGGAAATTCTATCCTGACCATTATGAAGAGACTCACCTGGAAGTACTCCTGGCAAAAGAGTTCATGACTGAGCGGGGATTCAGGTCGGCTTTGTTTGTAAGTTCTCCTTATCATATGCGCAGAATCAGGATGATGGCGGACGAGGAGTTGGGCAAGGCAGGGATGACGGCACAATGCGTCCCCTATGAAGATCACGCCCGGAGCTTTCAGCTCTGGATGTTGAGCCGGCCGGATTTCAGGTGGGTTATCACGGAATGTGCAAAAATCGGATGGTATCTCATTTACCATAAGCAGGTATCAGCATAA